The following nucleotide sequence is from Haloarcula pelagica.
CCCGCTGGGGCCAGGGAGCGAGCCGGAGTGAGCGGCCGTGCCGGGCACAGATGTCCTCTTGGGTGTCGCGCTGACGGTTCTGGCGTGGGGGGCGCTTTCGTACACGGTCCTCCGCGGCCGTCGCACCGTCGAGCGTCTCGCTGAAGCCCGGACGACCCAACGAGAGGAGAGCGCCGATGGCTAGCGATGCCGAAGGAGGTGCGGACTTCGCTCGCGAACTAACCCTGCTGGACGTAACGTTCATCGGCGTCGGGGCGATGATCGGCGGGAGCATCTTCGTGTTGAGCGGGCTCGCTGCCGGTGAGTCCGGCCCCGCATTGATCCTCGCGTTTGCGCTGAACGGCTTCATCACCATCTTCACGGGGATGGTGTACGCCGAACTCGGCAGCGCCATCCCGGAACCGGGCGGGGGCTATCTCTGGGTTCGGACGGCACTGGGCCGCTCGCAGGCGTTCCTCTCGGGCTGGATGAGCTGGTTCGCCCACGCCGTCGCCGGCTCACTGTACATCCTCAGTTTCGGCTCGTTCGTCACGCTCATTCTGACAGAGTATTTCGGGATTACGCTCGGACTCGGTGACACACAGCTCCAGCAGGGTTTTGCGATTGTGGCGGCAGCCGTCTTCACCTATATCAACTACCGCGGCGCGAAAGAGACGAGTCGCGCGGAGAACCTAGCCACGTTCCTGCAATTGCTCATCATCGTCGCGTTCATTGTCGCCGGCGTGGCGGCGATGTTCCGACGCCCACAGATTACAGCGGCGAACTTCGAGCCGTTTTTTCCGAACGGTGCCGGTGGGGTCTTCCTGGCGATGGGGCTGACGTTCATCGCATTCGAAGGCTACGAGATTATCGTCCAGTCGGGTCGAGAAGTGGTGAACCCGAGGGAAAACATCCCGAAGGCGGTGTTCTACTCGATGTTCGTCGTGGTCACCATCTACGTGCTGGTTGGAGCTGTCCTCATTGGTGGTGTCGAACTGACCCCGGAGCTGCTGGAAACCGCCCGTACGACCGATAGCATCGGCGGTAGTACGGTCGAGGCGTTGCCAGCTGACCCGACGGGGTGGCAGGTACTGGGTCATCTCGGTGAGTTCGGGCTTGCACAGGCTGCCGGTCAGTTCCTGCCGTTCGGGACGCTCATCATTCTGGTGACCGGCATCCTCTCGTCGCTGGCCGCACTCAACGCGACGACG
It contains:
- a CDS encoding amino acid permease, with the protein product MASDAEGGADFARELTLLDVTFIGVGAMIGGSIFVLSGLAAGESGPALILAFALNGFITIFTGMVYAELGSAIPEPGGGYLWVRTALGRSQAFLSGWMSWFAHAVAGSLYILSFGSFVTLILTEYFGITLGLGDTQLQQGFAIVAAAVFTYINYRGAKETSRAENLATFLQLLIIVAFIVAGVAAMFRRPQITAANFEPFFPNGAGGVFLAMGLTFIAFEGYEIIVQSGREVVNPRENIPKAVFYSMFVVVTIYVLVGAVLIGGVELTPELLETARTTDSIGGSTVEALPADPTGWQVLGHLGEFGLAQAAGQFLPFGTLIILVTGILSSLAALNATTFSSSRVGYAMGKDSVFPDAFERIHPDHQTPHISIVLSGALIAVMAVSLPLAQVAAATDLMFLLLFLQVNYSMIRIRREQGEELEYGYISPYFPYVPIVGILTKLFLAIYFFNYSPLAWLLAVGWILTGLVVFLVYSQGRIRRTELASEVRVLSEERSAAGRPNQILVPIANPDTAHRLLELATTLARQTDSELLVTTVVEVGSGPEIQLESVIPTGDSVVPYSGWATSTPMPFRWHSKSPSSSTR